AATGCTTTAGCTTGTTCGCCTTCAATATCAACAATCGTCATGTGTGATACGTCAAACATACCTGCATCGGTACGCACGGCATTGTGTTCTTCTATTTGTGAGCCGTAGTTGATTGGCATTTCCCAGCCATGAAAATCAACCATTTTTGCGCCTGCTTCAAGGTGCTTAGCATGTAGTACAGTTTTAGAAGTCATAACATTCCTTCACGTTTTAAATTAACCCTGTGCGGGCGTGGCTTAAATAGGTTTTATTAATACAGGTAAACACATAATGTTTACCTGTTAGTTATAAGTATTAAGCGGCTTCGCTTTGCATAATTGCAAAGCCTTGTGCTTGCAGGTGCTGTTGCCATTTTTGAAGTTCTTGTTGTTTAGCTACTAACACAAAATGTTGTTCGTCGTTTTTATCTATTGCGGTAATAAATACTTCGCCGCTTTGCGCGCCATAACATAGCTGCGGGTTTGATAAACGCAGCCCTGGCGTTAATTTAAACGCGCTTATTAAGGTATCAAAGGCGTTTTCACCACACAGTGCAAGAGTTGCTAAGTCGCTACGTAGTACATAATCAATATCAAAACGTAGTTGTTGCTCGTTTATAAGTGCTTGTAATTGCAAGCTTGCGTTGTGCGGTAGCACAAATCTAAATGCGGTTTCGCTAAAGTAATAAACGGCAAAACTGTAATCTGAATTTAAATCGCCATCGAGCGTGCCTTTTAGGCCTAAGCCACTAGCGGTTAGCTTAGTTAAATCTAAGCCTAATATAGTGCTTAAAAATACACTGGTTTCACTGCCGCTAAAATCCATAACAACCAGGTTGTTATTAGCTTGCACTGCATTAGTAACCGCGCTTGCAGCATTGCTGTGGCGGGCAAACATTATTGGATTAAAAGTCATAACAAACACCTATGTATTTTTGATACCAAAAGTATATTGCGCCGCTGTGACAACAACAAATTGTAATTATTTATCAATTGATAAATAATACTTATATATATGGCTATATAAATTGTAATTTTAAATATGAAAAACATTTCGACCGACAGTTTACGTACCTTTGTGATGGTAGTTGAGGTAGGCGGCTTTGCAAAAGCAGGCGACCTATTAGGCTTATCGCAACCGGCTGTAAGCCTACAAATTAAACGCCTAGAAGATTTACTCGGTTATAAATTATTTAAAAAACAAGGCCAGCGCCAAGTACTTAACCAATACGGCGAACTACTACTGCCAATGGCAAAACAAATGATGCAACATAACGACGCTATTTTGCAGCAATTCACCTCTGAGAGTATTACCGGTAAAGTGCGCTTGGGCATACCTAGCGAATTTGCTGCACGTATATTGCCCTCTATTATTGGCGACTTTGTGGCGTTATACCCAGAGGTATCTTTGGAGGTTAAATCGCGCCTTAGTAAACATTTGCTTTCGGCTTCAAGGCAGGATCAGTTTGATTTAGTGTTAGCGCTAAACGAGCAACTTAACTCTGATAAGTTCCCTATTTTTATGCAAGACGAACTAGTGTGGGTGGGCGATTTAGCACTGGCTAAAAATGAGGTTATTACTTTGGTTACCGCACCAGAGGGCTGTATTTATAGACGCCGAGCTACCGACGCACTTAAAAGTGCGGGTATTAAATACCGCATTGTATATAGTAATGCCGATTTAACTGGCCTTATAGCAGCCATAAAAGAAGGGTTAGGTATTACGGTACTGGCAAAAAGCACGGTGCCAAGTGATCTTAATTTTCAGCCACAAAGTAAACATTTACCAGCACTTGGTAGCATTGGCATTAGCTTAGTTAAAAGTACTGGCGAATCAGAACACGCTGTAGATAAACTTGCTGAGTTTATAGCACTACGCTTAGGGTATTAACCTACCTTTTGTTAAATAAGTCTATTAAAAGCAGGACTTACCAGTGCTAACTACATTAAACCTCATTATGAGCTAGCACAGCAGTAAAGCGCTTAACTCAACCTCAGATTAATTATTTACTTTTAGTGAATAAAAAATCACGTAAAACTAAAAATTAAGTTAATTCTTATTGCTAAATGTTCTAAATAAGTAAACAGTTAAACTCGTAATAACATTGATTCGTATTTGTTAACGTGTTTAAATTGCGTCGATTTACATAATTGACATGATTAAATTAGGACACGCAATGACACCTAAGTTTTTAGTATCTACCCTAGCAACTGCCGTTGCACTATCTTTAAGTGCTGCTGCAACAGCCAAAGATAGCAGTGAAAATGAGCAAAACTTCGAACAAATTACCGTTATTGGTTCTGAGCAGGCAATAAACGACATCCCTGGTTCTGCTACTTTTATATCTGATGAAGAACTACAAAAATTTGAATTTACCGATATTTCACGTGTATTAGCATCAGTACCTGGCGTTTACGTACAAGAAGAAGACGGCTATGGTCTTCGCCCTAATATAGGTATGCGCGGAACCGGTACTGGCCGTAACGATAAAATATCAGTAATGGAAGATGGGGTATTAGTTGCACCGGCACCTTACTCTGCACCTTCTGCTTATTATTTTCCAACTATGGGCCGCATGGAGTCTATAGAAGTATTAAAAGGGGCGGCTTCGGTTAAGTACGGCCCTCGTACTACGGGCGGTGTTTTAAACTTAGTATCGCGTAGTTTAGCTACCGAACCTAACAGCTCAAAAGGCATGGTAGATGCAGCCTTAGGTGGTGATGGCTACTACAAAGGCCATGCTTATTTTTCAAAAGAAAAAAACAACACTGCAGGTCTAATTGAAGTATTTACTTACGGTGCAGATGGCTTTAAAGAACTCCCTGTTGGCGATGACAACACAGGCTTTGAAAAAACTGACTTACTATTAAAGTTTGGTCATACTTTTGGTGAAAATGATGCCCACAGCCTTGAGCTAAAAGTGAAGTACTCGGATGAAACATCAGACGAAACTTACATGGGTTTAACTGAAGACGATTACAAAGCAAACCCTAATCGTCGTTACGCTGCATCGCAAAATGATGAAATGAACACGCGCCATAATGCGTATCAGCTTAACTATGCATACCGCTTTGGCGATGGCTACGAGTTATTAGCCACTGCTTATTTAAACGACTTTCATCGCAACTGGTATAAAGCAAGCAAAGTAAGCGAAAGCTACCTAGAGCAATACAGTAACTTTGAAGCAAACCCAACAAGTGAAGGCATTGAGGGTATTGGTATTAAAGCTAATAACCGTGACTACCAAGCAAAAGGTATTCAGTCTGAATTGCACATTCCTGCGGGCGATCACTACGTGACTGTTGGTGTGCGATACCACGAAGACGAAATGGATCGTTTTCAATGGCAAGACACCTATACGCTTAATCAAGACCTAAGCATGACGCTAACCCAAAGTGGCATTCCGGGCTCTGACAGCAACCGTGTAGATAGCGCAGAGGCAAGCACACTGTTTGTGCAAGACGAGTGGACTATTGATGCGTTAGTAATTAGTGCCGGCCTTCGTTATGAAGACATTACAATTACACGTGAAGAATGGGCTAAATCAGATTCAACGCGTAGCAATGGTTTAACTAAAAATGTATCAAATGATACTGAAATTTTAGTGCCATCTTTAGGTGCTACTTACACTCTTAACGAAAACGTAACGTTACTTGCAGGCATTCAAAAAGGGTATGCACCAGCCGCCCCAGGTAATGCAGACCAAGATGAAGAAGAAAGTGTAAATATTGAATTTGGTTCGCGTTTTAACGCAGCTGGGTTTAACGGTGAAATAATTGCGTTTTTCTCTGATTACGACAACATGCATGGTAACTGTACCGCTGCGGTTGGCTGTAGTGATGACAATATTGGTGACCAATACAACTACGGTGAAGTAGAAGTGTCGGGCTTTGAATTTAGTGCAGCACGCACTTTTAATACCGATAATATAGCATTTCCAGTTAAATTTACTTACACCTATACCGACTCTGAATTTAAAAACGATTTTGATTCAGCAATTTGGGGGCCTGTAAACGCTGGCGATGCAATGCCATACGTACCAGAAAACCAAGCTGCTTTATCATTAGGTGCTGAGTTTTCTAACTTTGTGATTAACAGCCAAATGCGCTATGTATCAAACGCTCATGCCGATTTAACTGACTCAGGCTTAGACGCTATAGATAGCCGTGTAGTATGGGATTTAGCTGCTAAATACTTAATTGATGCTAACCAAAAAGTATATTTAAGCGTAGATAACCTATTTGATAAAACCTACATTGCTAATCGTGCAAATGGCGGCATTCAGCCAGGAAAGCCACGTACGGTACAGATGGGCTACACATATAGCTTTTAAGTTTAAAGCTGGTTAAACGGTTCACCACCAGCGTAAATTATATATACAAAAAAGCCGAGATTATTAAATCTCGGCTTTTTTAATACTTATAAAGTAAGCTAACTCACATTAGTTATTTACGTTTCGCTGGCGTAATACTTCAAATAAACAAATACCGGTAGCAACCGATACGTTTAAGCTAGATACCGAACCTGCCATTGGAATTTTAACTAGTACATCACAGTGCTCACGCGTTAAACGGCGCATGCCCTCGCCCTCAGCTCCCATAACTATGGCCATTGGCCCAGTTAGGTTTGCATCAAATACATGTGTATCTGTTTCGCCAGCGGTGCCTACCACCCATACGCCTGCATCTTTAATTTCGCGCAAGGTACGTGCAAGGTTTGTTACTTGAATAAGCGGTACAGTTTCGGCCGCACCACAGGCTACTTTACGTGCTGTGCCGTTAAGCTTGGCCGACTTATCCTTAGGTACAATAATAGCGTGTACGCCTGCAGCATCAGCGCTACGAAGGCATGCACCTAAATTATGCGGATCGGTGATCCCATCTAAAACAAGTAAAAACGGTGTGTCTTCGCGAGCAATGATCTCATCAAGATCTTTTTCGTTATAAACACGCGCAGCTTTTACGTTGGCAATAATACCTTGGTGCTGCTCGTCGTTTGCTTTGTTATCAAGCGCTTTTCGCTGCATAAATTGTACAGAAATACCAAATTTACGTGCTTCATTAATAATCGGGGTTAAGCGTTTGTCGTCACGGCCTTTAAGGGCATAAATTTCTAAAAAACGCTCTGGCTCTTTTGATAAAATTGCTTCTACAGAGTGAAAGCCAAAAATTAATTCATTACTCACGTATTGTTTGCTCCTGAGCTATTACGTTTACGGGCGTTTTTGCCTGGTCTTTTAGGCTTTTTAACTGCCTTTTTTTTCGGTTTTTTCTTTGCGGTTGTTTCAGCGGCTTTTTTACCTGCTGGCTTGGCGCCAGATTTACCCGCTGGTTTACCTTTGTTTTTACTGGCTGGCTTTTTATCGCCTTTAGGTTTCTCATCGCTAGATGAATGCTTACCTGGAATTTTACCAGCCTTAAGCTGAGCTCTTACACTTGCTGGTGCATGGCTTGATTTACCTCGCCCTGCACTTTTTGGCCCACCACGACGACGTGCGTATCTGTCTTGTGGTGCATCGCCATTAAGCGTTAGGTTAATGCGGCGCTCATCTAAGCTTACCGACGCCACTTGCACAGTAACTTTGTCGCCAAGGCGATAAACAGTATGAGTGTGCTCACCAATTAAGGTGTGTTTAGCCGCATCGTGCTGGAAGTATTCGTCGCCTAAATTAGTAACATGAATTAGCCCGTCGATTTGTAAATCGTCTAGGCGTATAAATAAACCAAAATTAGTAACCGATGAAATAACCCCGTTGAACTCCTCGCCCACGTGGTCTTGCATAAATTCACATTTAAGCCAGTCGGCTACTTCGCGAGTTGCATCATCTGCGCGGCGCTCTGTGGTAGAACACTGCTCGCCAAGTTGGTCTACTTCATCGTCGGTGTACGCATACGCGCCCGATGTTTGTTGGCCTTGCGCCTTAATTACCGCTTTAATTGCGCGGTGAACCACTAAATCAGGGTAACGACGAATAGGCGATGTAAAGTGAGCATACGCAGGTAATGCTAAACCAAAGTGGCCTATATTATCTGGCTGGTAAACCGCTTGCTTCATTGAGCGAAGTAGCATGGTTTGAATAAGCTCGGCCTCTGGGCGGTCGCCTAAGCGTGCCAATACTTGGGTAATTTCTTTTGGTGTTGGCTCATCGCTTAATGTGCTTTGAATACCAAGCTCACCTAAAAACTGCGTAAAGTTACCTAGTTTTTCTTGATCAGGCTCGTCGTGTACACGGTACAAGGCGCTTGCTTCGTGTTTTTCTAATATTTTAGCCGCCGATACGTTGGCTAAAATCATACATTCTTCAATCAGTTTGTGCGCATCGTTACGAATAACCGGCACAATTGACTCTATTTTACGATGAGCATTAAATACAAAACGTGTTTCGAGTGTTTCAAATTCAATAGCACCACGGGTTTGACGCGCCGATTTAAGCGCCATATACATTTGCTGTAAATCAGTTAAATGTGGCACAACTGAGGCGTATTCTTCACGTAGTTTTTCATCACCTTGCAAAATAGCATTTACTTTGGTGTAAGTTAAACGTGCGTGCGAGTTCATAACGGCTTCGTAAAACTTGTACCCTGAAAGCTTACCCGCATCCGAAATTGTCATTTCGGCAACCATACATAAACGGTCTACTTTTGGGTTAAGCGAACATAAACCGTTAGACAGCACTTTAGGCAGCATAGGTATTACTTGCTCAGGAAAATACACTGAGTTACCGCGTGCGATTGCTTCTTTATTAAGTGGCGTGTTCATGCCTACGTAATGCGATACATCGGCAATAGCTACCCATAAACGCCATCCGCCTGACTTTTTACGCTCACAATAAACGGCGTCATCAAAGTCGCGTGCGTCTTCGCCATCTATGGTTACAAGCGGTAGGTCGCGTAAATCTACACGGCCTTGTTTGTCGGCTTCTTCAACAAATTCGCCAAGGTGGGCAACTTGTTTTTCTACTTCTTCAGGCCACACATGCGGTATATCGTGATTACGCAGTGCCACTTCAATTTCCATACCCGGCGCTAAGTGCTCACCCAGTACGTCAATAATTTTACCTACCGCGTTCATGTTACGGCTAGGGTTTTGCGTAATTTGCACTTGCACCATTTGGTTATGGCGCGCGCCGTTTTCACTACCCGGAAGGATTATAATATCTTGGGTAATACGTGGGTCTTCTGCGACTACAACTGCAATGCCATGTTCAACAAAATAACGCCCTACAATAGGTGCGCGCTCGTTGGTAAGTACTTTAATTATGCGGGCATCACATTTTGAACCCGAGCCACGCTTTGTGCCTTTAGCAAGTACTATGTCGCCGTGCAGCACCATGTTCATTTGATGCTTGGCTATAAACCAATCTTTGCTCTCGCCTTCAACTTCTAAAAAGCCAAAACCGTCTCTGTGGCCAATTACTTTGCCTTTAGTTAAACCGGCTTCGTCAATTAGGGCGTAGCATTTAAACTTGTTAAAATACAACTGGCCGTCGCGTTCCATAGCTCGAAGGCGACGCTTAAATGCAATTTGGCGCTCGGTGTCGTTTACCGCTAGTTCATCACATAACTGTGTGTAATTAGCTGGTTTTGAACGCTCTTGAAGGTGAGTAAGTATAAACTCACGACTAGGGACTGGGTTTTCGTACTTTTCTTGTTCTCGGCTGAGATTTGGATCTTGGTTTGACATTCACTATCTTGTTAGTTGGTTATGTAGGTATTTTAACCCATATACGTAAAATGAGACAGGTAAAAGCGTATGAAACTTTTAATAAACCGCGTTAATAAGTAAAACATACGCTTGTGGGGCTTAATCACCACTTAATGTAAGGGCGTTTACAACCAGCCTTTTTGCTTTGCAATACGTGCTGCATCTACTCGGTTTGTGGCATTAAGCTTAGCTATTGCATCTGATAAGTAATTACGCGTGGTGCCTTCACTTATAAATAACTGCTTGGCTATGTCGCTTGTTTTAAGGCCATCGCTTGCAAGTTTTAATGCTTTGCGCTCTTTATCGGTGAGAGGGTCGGCATCATCAAGTGCGTTTATGGCAAGCTCTGGGTCAATAACCTTTTGCCCTTGCATTACTTTTTTTAGCGCGTTTATTAGCTCATCGCTTGGTGCTTCTTTTAGTATAAAACCTTTAACACCTGCACTTAACGAGCGCCTAATGTAACCCGCACGCGAAAACGTAGTCATTATTACCATTTTTATTGCTGGGAACTTTTCGGCTATACGCTCGCTAAGCTCGATACCATTCATGCTTGGCATTTCGATATCGGTTAATATTATATCTGGCAAAGCGTTGTCGCTAAGCGCATTTATGGCTTTAAGCGCATCTTGGCCATTACTTGATTGGCCTATTACCTCAATATTAAAATCAAGGCTTAGCAAAGCGGCTACTGCGTCGCGCACCAGTGCTTGATCTTCCACTAAATATACTTTGATCATTGTAAATCCTTAGCTGTAATTGGCAGCATTACATTTAAAGTAAACTTATCGCCACAGGTGTAAGTGGCACTGCCATTAAGTTGCTGTGCACGCTCTTTAATACCGTTTAGGCCATTACCAGCGTTTAATGAGGTACAAGGGGCGTTATCAGTTACGGTTATAAGTAATTGTTGCGGCGTTTGCTCAATATTAATTTCGCAATTTTTTGTACTGCTATGGCGCAATAAATTAGTGACTGCTTCTTTGATTATAAGCCCAGCTATGCCTTCAACTTTAGCGGGTAAGGTATTTAATATAACGTTAAAGGTAACGTTAAACTCTTGCTCAATAAGCCTTTGTTTAAGCTGCGCTATTTGGCTTACTAAATTGAGTTGTTTTAAATCGCTTACTGCATTTCTTACATCGCTAAGTAACTGCCTAGCTAAATCGGCTACTTGGGCAATTTCGTTATTTGCTTGTTCGTATCGCTCGCCTTGATTCAGCTTATTAGCAAGCTCAGCTTTTAACGCAATAGAGGAAAGCGAGTGACCTAAAATGTCGTGGAGGTCGCGGGCTATTCGCTCACGCTCTGCAATAGCGGCTAACTGCTCTAATTGATTAGCGCTTTCTTGCTCGCGCATTTTATGCAGTCGCTCTTTTTGACTAGCTATACCAAAAGCAAATAATGCGGCTGAAATTAATAATGTGCCCGCTAAAAAATATTTTACGTTTTCCATATCAGCTAAGTAGGCGCTTAATAACACAGTAAAAGCAATACCAAACACTGCGTATACCCTGTGCCTTTTACTATACGATTCACCCGCTATAAAAGTGATAAACCCGTATAAGGTAGACGTGCCTGTGGTATAAAATGTAGCGCTAAAACAAACCACTAGCATCATTATAAACAGTGTAGTTATTGATTTTGTTTCACAGTTCATGGCTTTGATGTAAAGCAAAATAAATACAATGTAAAACGCTACACTCATTACAATTGTATTTACCGGCAAGTGCGATAAATTAAAAAGCGTGGGTAATAAATAAAACCCCGTAAAAATTAACGGCGCGTATTGCCAAAACTTTTTATCTGCTGGTTTTGAAAGTGTATTTTGTTCACTCATATCAATACCTCTACGTTATTATTTTTATTTAAAGCACTATTTTTATTAATAAATATAAATAACACAAAAAAGGTAACGAGTATAAAGTAATCATTTATTGAAGCACTAAAACTTAATGAATCTAAAAACTCGCTAATAGTTAGGCTTATTAAAACTAATGTATTCATAGCAACCTCCAAGTAAGTAAGGTAACTATGCCAAAGCTCAAAATTAATAAGAGTGTGAAATGTCATTAACTTTGCTGACAATTGTCATGTTTTAAAAATTTCATTATTTGTGTACCCGCCCAGTGATAACATAATAAAAAAGGAGATGATGTTTACATGAAGCCAGAACAGCAGAGTTTAATTTACCTACATATTGCCGTGTTACTTTTTGGAGGGACTGCCCTATTTGCAAAGTTAATAGGGTTAAATGCAATTGATATTACGGTCTACCGCACGGCAATTGCTGGCATGGCACTTTTGGCGATGCTGTATTTTCAAAAAAAACAAATAAAACTACATAAAACAAAAGACTATTTTATAGCCTTATTGTTAGGTGTTGCGGTAGGTACACATTGGGTTACCTATTTTGCAGGTATGCAAATGGCAGGCGTTACCGTGGGCATGCTGGCCTTTTTTAGCTACCCAGTAATGACGGTATTTTTAGAGCCTTTATTTAATAAAAGTCGGCCACAATCAAAAGATATTATAAGTGCCGCAGTGGTAATTGTGGGCATTTATTTACTAGTGCCCACGGCCGATATAGGTGACGATGTAACGCTAGGTATAATTATGGGAATAATATCGGCTTTATTTTTTTCTTTAAGAAACATTACTCACAAGCGCTATTTTAGCCAATATGGCGGCCCGCAAACTATGTTTTATCAAACCCTAGTAGCAAGCTTAATGTTGTGCGTATTTATAGAAGTACCAATATATGAAGTGGGCAATCATGACCTTATTTTAATAGCCGTAGCGGGTATTATTTTTACTGCTACACCGCATTCATTGTTTGCAGCCAGTTTAGCGCATTTATCGGCGGCTACTGCGGGTTTAATTTCTTGCTTACAACCATTGTACGGTACACTACTTGCCGTAATTATTGTGCATGAACGCCCTTCAGTAATGACTTTAATAGGTGGAGCATTAATTGTAAGCGCAGCATGTTTTGAAACCTGGTCTATTACTAAAAAGGCTAAAAAATGAAAATTTTTGCACATCGCGGTGCCAGTGGCGACTTTCCTGAAAATACCAAAAGCGCGATTTTAGAAGCATTAAAAGTAGGTGTTGATGGCATAGAAGTTGATATTCAAAGTGCAATTGATAACTACATGCTAATACACGACTCTTGGCTTGATAGAACCACCAGCGGGCAAGGTAAAGTAAGCGACTTTACAGCGCAGCAACTTAGCAGCCTTGATGCGGGTAACGGTGAGCAAATACCTACACTTCAGCAGTTACTCGATTGGAACAATAATAAAACCTTACTTAATATAGAACTTAAACACGCGTTTGAGCTTGAAAAGTTTGCAGACATTTTAATAAGCAATATTGAAAAAGGCGTTATTTCGAAAAGTAATATTTTAGTGTCGTCGTTTGATCATCATCAAATTCACTGGCTTAAAAATGCGTTACCGTGGTTAAACATTGGCGCACTCACGTCATCAATTCCGTTAAATTACGCAAAATTTGCGCAAGAACTCAATGCCTTTAGTGTTCATGTAGATAAGAGCTTTGTAAATAAAGCCTTTGTAGATGATGCCATAGACCGTGGATTACAAGTGTATGCGTACACCGTAGACAAGCCTGAAGATATAGCACATATGCTAAAAATAGGTGTACATGGCATTTTTACTAACTACCCTGCTATAGCAAAAAAATATTTAGCCAACACGATTACTTGAGTTAACTGAGAGTTAGTCAATAATCTACATATAAAGTATCTATATTAGGTAAGCAATAAATGAGTAGTGTGATGCAAGTTTATAATTATATTGAGCAAACATTTTTTTATACGCTAACACGTAAAATTGTCGGTAATTTAAGCTTTGTATTTTTGTTTCAAGCTATTACGTTATTTTGGCTGTACCAAAGCCTTAGCGAGCAACACAATACCACTGCTTTTTGGCTACTTAGCGTAGTAATTGTAGCCGGCTTTATATTTACTATATTTTATATGCGTTACCTTATTGTGCGCCCAGTTACCGCAATGCGCGATACTTTAATAAACATTAACCAGCAAGATGCTAATTTAGCTGCAAATTTACCGCAGTTTTCGTATGACGAATTTAGAGATTTAAGCACACAATACAATATATTTACCAATCACCTGAGCGACCTACTTAGCACTACGCATGCAAGTGCTAAAGCCAGCGAATTAAGTAATGTTGATGTAAATACCGCTATGCAAAATACACAGCAATTAAGCGAGCAACAAACACATTTAAGTCACAGCATTATTAGCGCAAGTAACCAAATAACACAAAGCTTAGAAAACATAGTTAGTAATACCGACAGCGTACATAGCGTAAATAACGAGCATTTAGGCTTTGTTAAACTCTCTGCTGAGGAGCTTGCAAGCTTAGTGAGCCAAGTATCGCTTATCGGTAATATGCTGCAAAGTTTTTCTAAAACGGTCTCGGGGCTTAAAGAAAACAGTGAAAATATACGCAGCATTTTAAAAATGGTTGAAGAATTTTCGGATCAAACTAACTTATTGGCACTAAATGCCGCCATTGAGGCGGCTCGTGCTGGTGAGGCAGGCAGAGGCTTTGCTGTAGTGGCCGATGAAGTGCGCAC
The sequence above is drawn from the Pseudoalteromonas espejiana DSM 9414 genome and encodes:
- a CDS encoding methyl-accepting chemotaxis protein, which translates into the protein MSSVMQVYNYIEQTFFYTLTRKIVGNLSFVFLFQAITLFWLYQSLSEQHNTTAFWLLSVVIVAGFIFTIFYMRYLIVRPVTAMRDTLININQQDANLAANLPQFSYDEFRDLSTQYNIFTNHLSDLLSTTHASAKASELSNVDVNTAMQNTQQLSEQQTHLSHSIISASNQITQSLENIVSNTDSVHSVNNEHLGFVKLSAEELASLVSQVSLIGNMLQSFSKTVSGLKENSENIRSILKMVEEFSDQTNLLALNAAIEAARAGEAGRGFAVVADEVRTLSVKVSGATRQISDFITQMNELVNETNQESEQLINHSNTAQAAISGTSNGFANMLKEFEQNQLQLQQIADAVHMLEQAQNQTHQSVEQIVTLGEQAKNAIDNALNNSQQSHALSQQTQQQLKRFVH